In Nitrospirota bacterium, the following are encoded in one genomic region:
- the recO gene encoding DNA repair protein RecO: MPLIETDAIVINSLKLGEADKLVTFYSSKLGKIKVVAKGARKMKNKYGSSLEPFTFGHLVIYDKNPQVMYRLFQSDIIESFQKLRSDFDKIIYTSNFCLLVESLSPEGDPSPSIFNLFLKLLDYLKSFNATPNVINLFKTKLIGYAGYEMCLDRCVKCRESQPQVSFSPILGGIVCSSCLPINCGQSFPVSMAAQAILKRTFKLDPDLVQRIKPSEEVIKEISRILDIFIFHILGKKFPSI, from the coding sequence GTGCCTTTAATTGAAACCGACGCTATCGTCATCAACTCTTTGAAACTGGGAGAGGCTGACAAGCTTGTGACCTTTTATTCTTCAAAACTGGGCAAGATAAAAGTGGTCGCCAAGGGCGCCAGGAAAATGAAAAATAAATATGGAAGTTCGCTGGAGCCCTTCACTTTTGGACACCTGGTCATTTACGATAAAAACCCCCAGGTCATGTATCGTTTGTTTCAATCCGATATTATTGAGTCTTTTCAGAAATTAAGATCGGATTTTGATAAGATTATCTATACTTCCAATTTTTGTCTGCTTGTGGAATCTTTATCGCCGGAGGGCGATCCCTCTCCCTCCATTTTCAATCTATTTCTTAAATTATTGGATTACTTGAAAAGTTTTAATGCCACACCGAATGTCATTAACCTTTTTAAAACCAAGCTTATCGGATATGCCGGCTACGAAATGTGTCTGGACCGGTGCGTGAAATGTCGCGAATCCCAACCTCAAGTTAGTTTTTCTCCCATTTTGGGTGGAATTGTCTGTTCTTCTTGCCTTCCAATAAATTGCGGACAATCGTTCCCGGTATCGATGGCTGCCCAGGCGATATTAAAGAGGACCTTTAAATTGGATCCTGATCTGGTACAGAGAATTAAGCCGTCAGAGGAAGTGATTAAAGAAATTAGCCGCATTTTAGATATCTTTATTTTTCACATATTGGGCAAAAAATTTCCGTCAATTTGA
- a CDS encoding prepilin-type N-terminal cleavage/methylation domain-containing protein, with the protein MKGSQNEVKNQPILNKKTVLTADQRGFTLIEMLIVITILGILISVAAPSYKSATVTASEAALKKDLFIMRDVIDQYYSDHGKYPSTLRSLVDDGYIRNIPKDPMTQSAETWVEVPAEAEDGGVYDLHSGSDLAGLDGTAYNIW; encoded by the coding sequence ATGAAAGGGTCTCAAAACGAAGTGAAGAATCAGCCTATTTTAAATAAGAAAACAGTCTTGACTGCCGACCAGCGTGGGTTCACTTTAATTGAAATGCTGATTGTCATCACCATTTTGGGCATCCTTATTTCGGTTGCCGCCCCGTCCTACAAATCGGCCACGGTTACCGCCAGTGAAGCGGCCCTCAAAAAAGATCTTTTTATTATGAGAGATGTGATTGACCAATATTACAGTGACCATGGAAAATATCCTTCCACACTCCGCTCCCTGGTGGACGACGGCTATATCCGAAATATTCCAAAAGACCCCATGACTCAATCCGCGGAAACCTGGGTAGAAGTGCCGGCAGAGGCTGAAGATGGGGGAGTTTATGATCTGCACAGCGGAAGCGATCTGGCAGGTCTCGATGGCACCGCTTATAATATTTGGTGA
- a CDS encoding septal ring lytic transglycosylase RlpA family protein — MKRFSTLIFLNVIFFYGCFSSHPIRISNEPSRCVEPEAAEKLKYPISQSPENTKWCKGIASWYGRDFHGRKTSSGEVYNMYGLSAAHRTLPLGTFLKVISVENEKSVIVKVNDRGPFVAGRILDLSFGAASVLGMAQKGTAEVMFGVVQTPATETKSFFTVQAGAFSIKENAVFFQQKLVRQYRQTVRLIPFEGLSGMVYRVRLGVYQKEDEAEKAASLLQKENGIIPFVLKEEQIH; from the coding sequence TTGAAGAGATTTTCAACCCTTATTTTTTTAAATGTTATTTTTTTTTACGGATGTTTTTCATCCCATCCCATCCGGATTTCTAACGAACCTTCCCGATGCGTAGAACCCGAAGCGGCCGAGAAACTAAAATACCCCATAAGTCAATCCCCGGAAAATACAAAATGGTGCAAGGGAATTGCGTCCTGGTACGGCAGGGATTTTCATGGACGAAAAACCAGCAGCGGCGAAGTTTATAATATGTACGGCCTGTCAGCGGCCCACCGGACCCTTCCTCTCGGAACATTTCTTAAGGTCATCTCTGTTGAAAATGAGAAATCTGTTATTGTTAAAGTAAATGATCGGGGACCTTTTGTTGCCGGCCGGATTCTTGACCTCTCTTTTGGAGCGGCCTCGGTTCTCGGGATGGCGCAAAAAGGAACGGCGGAGGTGATGTTCGGGGTCGTTCAAACTCCGGCGACTGAAACAAAATCCTTTTTTACCGTTCAGGCGGGGGCTTTTTCAATTAAAGAAAATGCCGTGTTTTTTCAGCAGAAGCTGGTCCGTCAATACCGGCAAACGGTCCGCCTGATCCCGTTTGAAGGTCTTTCCGGGATGGTTTATCGGGTTAGATTAGGCGTATACCAGAAAGAAGATGAGGCCGAAAAAGCGGCTAGCCTCCTGCAAAAGGAAAATGGTATTATTCCGTTTGTTCTAAAAGAAGAACAAATTCACTAA
- a CDS encoding PilZ domain-containing protein, producing the protein MKENKAPRREEVSKPLIAERRQSQRIPLVIMEVRGKQSDRVFLAYANDISAGGLSLTTENRLNVGDRVPIEMVLPDNKTVMTCIGEVMWKKEIMKGGIISQGVGVRFHDLEDGKKKVINKMISSTDKKGSKK; encoded by the coding sequence ATGAAAGAGAATAAGGCTCCCAGGCGGGAAGAAGTTTCAAAACCCTTAATAGCCGAAAGAAGGCAGTCTCAACGAATTCCTCTCGTTATTATGGAGGTGAGAGGAAAACAATCTGATCGTGTCTTTTTAGCCTATGCGAATGATATCAGCGCGGGGGGGCTCTCTCTCACGACTGAAAATCGTTTAAACGTGGGCGACCGGGTTCCAATCGAAATGGTCCTGCCAGATAATAAGACGGTAATGACCTGCATTGGCGAGGTGATGTGGAAAAAAGAAATCATGAAAGGTGGTATCATTTCTCAAGGGGTTGGCGTTCGTTTTCATGATTTGGAAGATGGAAAGAAAAAAGTAATCAATAAAATGATTTCCTCGACCGACAAAAAGGGATCGAAAAAATGA
- a CDS encoding aminotransferase class I/II-fold pyridoxal phosphate-dependent enzyme — MKVEARKKGEDIIDFGMGNPDMPTPQHIVDKMVEATQDPRNHRYSLSKGIFKLRKAITDWYQRLYGVKLDPETEAIVTIGSKEGISHLALAIVEPGETVLIPGPTYAIHAYSMIIAGARIVQFPLKPGGDFFASLVNAYESSPSKPKILVLNFPHNPTTAVVDLAFFQKVVEFAKENDLIVIHDLAYADLVFEGYKAPSFLQVPGAKDVGVEFYTLSKSYNMPGWRVGFCVGNKEIIGALAKIKSYLDYGIFQPVQIASIIALNGPQECVKEVVETYQKRRNVLVKGLNRIGWKVEMPVATMFVWAPIPEPFNQLGSLEFSKLLLSKAKVAVTPGVGFGEMGEGYVRFALVENEHRTRQAISGIKKVLQKHKP; from the coding sequence ATGAAGGTGGAGGCGAGAAAAAAAGGGGAAGATATTATCGACTTTGGGATGGGAAATCCCGACATGCCGACCCCGCAGCATATTGTCGATAAAATGGTGGAGGCAACCCAGGACCCTCGAAATCATCGCTATTCTCTTTCTAAAGGAATTTTTAAGCTTAGAAAAGCGATAACAGACTGGTATCAAAGGCTTTATGGGGTAAAACTTGACCCGGAAACTGAGGCGATTGTCACCATCGGGTCCAAAGAGGGGATTTCTCATCTGGCGCTCGCAATCGTTGAACCGGGTGAGACGGTTTTAATACCAGGTCCGACTTACGCCATTCATGCCTACAGCATGATCATTGCGGGAGCCAGGATCGTTCAATTTCCTCTTAAACCGGGGGGTGACTTTTTTGCTTCTCTGGTCAACGCTTATGAAAGTTCTCCTTCGAAGCCGAAAATTTTAGTTCTCAATTTTCCTCACAATCCGACGACGGCCGTCGTTGATCTCGCGTTTTTTCAAAAAGTGGTTGAATTTGCGAAAGAAAATGATTTAATTGTCATTCATGATCTGGCGTATGCCGATTTGGTCTTTGAAGGGTATAAAGCTCCGAGTTTTCTTCAGGTTCCCGGGGCAAAAGATGTCGGGGTGGAATTTTATACCCTTTCGAAAAGTTACAATATGCCTGGGTGGAGAGTTGGATTTTGTGTTGGAAATAAAGAAATTATCGGTGCGCTGGCGAAAATAAAGAGCTATCTCGATTACGGAATTTTTCAACCGGTTCAAATCGCCAGCATCATTGCGCTAAACGGCCCCCAGGAATGCGTCAAAGAGGTCGTTGAAACCTACCAGAAACGGAGAAATGTTCTGGTCAAAGGCCTTAACCGTATTGGATGGAAGGTGGAGATGCCCGTGGCGACCATGTTTGTGTGGGCCCCTATACCTGAACCGTTTAATCAATTAGGGTCTCTGGAATTTTCAAAACTGCTCCTCTCCAAGGCAAAAGTGGCGGTTACGCCGGGCGTTGGATTTGGGGAAATGGGAGAAGGATACGTCCGGTTTGCGCTTGTCGAAAATGAACATCGTACCCGGCAGGCCATCTCCGGAATCAAAAAGGTTCTTCAAAAACATAAACCATGA